The Prunus dulcis chromosome 3, ALMONDv2, whole genome shotgun sequence genome segment attgtttttgaAAGGAACCCGGAATTAAGGTACCATAATTCCTCCAAgccacatttattttttattttttcagcttTTGACACTCTGTTGGTGTATAAATAGTTTACCAAAATTACTTTCATATGTGTCGTGCAGGTTGGAAGGAGTTGCACATAAGGTTCTGCAGTGGTACTTGTGCAGAATGGAAGGTTGGTTTGCAGCAGATGCTGATACGATTTCACTTAAATGCTGGGATCAGGCAAGCTTATCATACCTCAGATTACTTTTCATTACACATTACACTCTTTGAATTTTCAGTTCAACTATAGACATTGATATCTTTGTGCTTAAGTATGGCATGTAACAAGTTAATAACCTCGAATGGCCATTAATTAGcaattttgtttctctcttaTATAGGAAGAACTGCTTCCTGGTGGTCATGGCCTTATGGTCAGGGGCTACCTCCCTGTTATAAACACACTTGCCAAAGGTCTTGACATCCGTTTGGGCCACAGGTATGcatcagttttctttttcatattctCCTATATATGTTCTGCAATCTGCTTGTGGCTTAATCAACAAGCATATAACTTTTCTCCTGTTCTCAGGGTCACAAAAATAGCAAGGCAATATAATGGGGTTCATGTAACAATAGAAGATGGGAGTACATTTGTTGCAGATGCTGCTGTTGTAGCTGTTCCTCTCGGTGTGCTTAAGGCAAAGAGCATATCGTTTGAGCCAAAGCTACCCAACTGGAAGgaagaagccattgatgaCCTCGGAGTGGGAATTGAGAATAAAATAGTATTGCACTTCGAAAAGGTGTTTTGGCCAAATGTGGAGTTTTTGGGAGTGGTTGCTGAAACATCTTATTGCTGCAGCTACTTTCTAAATCTTCACAAGGCAACTGGTCATTCTGTACTTGTTTATATGCCTGCAGGGCAGCTGGCTAAAGACATAGAGAAAATGTCTGATGAAGAGGCTGCTAACTTTGCTTTTATGCAACTCAAGAAGATCCTTCCAGATGCTTCTTCCCCGGTACTCCTTGTTTCTAACTTCTACTAGACTTTATGTGAAATTTGACGagtcttatttatttttgagcTATAACTATCTTAATTGATGCCTTTCCAATTATGCAGATTCAGTATCTTGTTTCTCGTTGGGGCAGTGATGTTAACACGCTTGGGTCATATAGCTATGACATGGTTGGAAAACCCCATGATTTGTACGAGAAGCTAAGGGTCCCAGTGGATAACCTATTTTTTGCCGGAGAGGCAACAAGCGCGGACTTCCCAGGCTCTGTGCATGGTGCATTCTCTACTGGAATGATGGCCGCTGAAGACTGCAGGATGCGTGTTCTGGAGCGATATGGGGAGTTGGATTTATTCGAGCCGGTCATGGGCGAGGAGGCCATGTCCATCCCGCTTTTGATCTCCCGCATATAACTTTCAGGCCACACCATCCTTCAGATACATGAATGCGAGTATTGAAGATATGTTCAGGTTGGATTGGGCGACAAACAATATTTGCCATTTTGATTCGGCTGTCTGGGAAAGGTCGTGGAAAATCACCGTTTTCCCTTGAATGAAGCAGCCAAGCACTGGTGCATCTGTTTGTTGTCCTCATCTGTTTGGGCTTATCTGTATTTGCGCAATCATTGGACAATCACTAAATGATATGAATCTAGTCTAATAAATAGCTAGTGGAATATTACAATAAATTGTCATATTAGAGGTCAATATATCTAGTATTTAATTGGTGGGGAGGACGTTACAATTTGTCATGTTCAAATCAATGtgggttttctctctcttctgcaTCTTATCTTATGCATGCTTGTCTGTCCGTTACCCATAATTAGAAAGGAAACTTTCTTCAACTGAGTTATTGTCAGCATTGGTGGATTCTCTCATTGGATCCATTAAAAACTTTAAGGCTCTGTTTAAAGAATAATATTAGTCTTACACATGATGTGGCAGCGTATGTACCGTAtgcttaatttatttaattgatgtgacatATGATATGGATATgtcacatcatgtggtataaaaatgtgggataaaaatgtggtaagtgtagccAATATATTTACAATTTGTGTATGCCaagattttgttgttgatacaaacaatattctactttaatttaatctgAACTACGGTAAGGGAAATTTTAATTCGGATGCAGAGTAGTGAGCAAATCCGCTATAGCCAACTTGACTAAGCTCATGTATATACCAAGATTTGGACAAGAAAGATaggaaacaaataaatttcaaatgaGTCCTCACATGTAGTTATTTCAAATACATTCatgttgttcttgttttcgTAGCAAATATGGCCTTGTTgccaaattttctttcaaattccAGATGGGTATTTAAATAACTAGAtgtaatatatttgaaatgaaTTTGAAATGACTATATCCAATGAGTCATTTGGAatccatttgttttcttcatttccttAATCAAATCTCGACATCCAAATGGAGACTTGAAATTCTGAGctagttttcaaaatttaatgtATCATTAATCGATTCGTATTAATATTGAGAAAACTGGATGCAGGACAATAATCACGTGATATTagagcatctacaatcatgctctatatatttttttttgttaaagttTAGCTGAAAATACAAAGCGTTATTTTAGGAactctataaaatttgaactccaaTCATACTCCCTAGTTTAAGGAGTCATAAatactataattatttttttaattcaatataatTAGTCAATCTCTATACAAAATAGGAAGCATGGCAGGAGTTGTACTTTCccaattcctccctaaaatttgtccaAAAAGGTAGTTTGGAgagcccattgtggatgctcttacactcgagagagaaaatgagagaatgGAAAGATATACAACTCTAGAAAATGgatctttgattttcatttaGATATAGTTGCTCAGTCAAATCACATAAATTTACACAGCTGAGCAAAAGTTGACATATTTAAGCAAATGAATTGCTAAAACCCTGCCCTcctaaaaaagaataaaagaagaTTAATCTCCGAATATTTCAAGTTCTCTGCGTTGCactgaaaatttgaattagctTCTATTTCCGTCGCTTTCTTATTTTCTCAAAACATGctcaaaatataattttctttcaactgATTCTCGTACCTTCCTTCCGATAGATGAATGAGACCtacaaatttgaatataaatatCCAACACAGAAGTTCAGCAGGCTCCAATTTCCAAATCCCTCTTTTAAAGGTTCCTGTATATGAATTAAATGCTTGTTAGATTGGTTGCCTTGCTTAAAATAAATGATATTTAGAaccaaaaattacaaaaacgtATACCCTTTAATAGAGGGAGGCATCAGAGAATGGAGCTGAAACTTTCAATGGGATCAGATTCTTCCAGCATGGAAGCTGCCTGGAAGCAGTCGATGGCGTCTGCTATTCGACCATCATCTCTGTGAATCATCCCCAAGTAATACCAAGCCTTTCGATTGTTAGGATCGATCCTTAATGCATCCGAGAGTAAGCTTCTTGCCACAGGCAATGCCACTGAGCCCATCTTTGACAGAAGAGCAGCAATCAAAATCTTGCACGGAACGTAATAGGGTTCTAGCAGAAGAGCATCAATATAAGCTGCTAGAGCTTCTTGAATTTGTCCACGTCCTTCTAAGATAACACCTAATATAATTGCACAGCAAGTAACTTAACAGTAAACATACTGCAcatcaaaatatcaaattgcACTGCTAAACAAGTAAAAGGCTTTTATGCCATGATAGGCTCCCTAGTGTTAGAAGAGCTTGAAAGTGCTGTTAGGTCATATAGGCCCTTGTTTAAAACTAGCCCTTGAAAAGTTGAAAGACATTTTGTCTAAAGCGAGTGTTTTCCACAGGTCCACCGCTTGCATTGTCATGTATATCACTTATCAAGAAGTACAATATAAATGCATCAAATTCATTAATGTAGTAGATGAGTTTAGTACTTGCCTTCTGTGTGCAGCGTTTCTGCAGAGTGCCGCTTCAGTTCGCTGGCTTTACTCAAACATATTTCTGCATCCTTCCAATGTGATAGGCTAGAGTATAAGTCTGCCAAACCATGCCAAACTTCGAATTCATCGACTTTATCATCTTCAACctatcaaaaagaaaagaccaaCATAAACTTAAAGGGAACAACTTGTTAATCAGGAGTTCCTACTAGTATATATTTTCATGTTGAGCAAGAATCTTTAACAAATAATTTCTGAGAAAGCAACTTAACCCGGCATTCACTTACAAACCTCAAGATCTAAAAAGTCAACTCCATAAAACAATCAGATACTTCAAATTTCTAAAATCTAAACTACTATCACATTAAATTAAACCATTGTAGAAAGAAATGATTAATGGGCTAAACTTCCTCCCAGGATATTGCAGACTCACAATAATACCACTTTCCCACCACTACCAATAATAGCTTAGGGCTACATTTGGCAGAATTTTGAATAGTGAAGAATGTAAAGCAGAAGTCAGAGTTTTAACCTGATTACTAATTCTGAGAGGCCCAAAAGATTTTCTTTGGGCTTGAACCAATGCAAGAAGGTAACGATAAGTTTCAATTGCATCCATGGGCAATGATTGAGAGATTTTCAGCTTTGCTTTAAGCCTGAGCAATGGCCCTTGTTCCCATTTTGCGGTCTCATCCAAAGCAGCATCAGTGACCACGTGAGCCTCTGAATATCGCTGTTGAGCAGACAAAACAAGAGCAAGCAATCTCCAACCTTTTATTATGGAGCCCCCTGTTCGATCAATGAACTGTTTTGCATACCGCAAAGCAGCATTTAGATTCCGATGCTCTGCATACTGAACACCCAACTCAAAAATCAAATCTAAATTATTCTGCTCCAAAGCAATGGCTTCATTTAGCGATTTCAGTGCTTCAGACTGAAGCCGGGACCTCTCAAAGTCAGAGGAAGAAACTTTTGCTTGTTTCCCCAAACAAAGACCCAACAAGCGAAGACCCACACCCTTTAAATGTTCATCCATCCCCTGAGCACTGCTAATAGCCCTTTGTGCATATCCCACTCCCTCAGCCGCAACATGGGAATCCTCACTGCAGGTTTTGGCGGCTAATAACAATGCTGTGAGTTCATCTGGTCGTTCATGTTTGTGTAAAGACTTCCTTAATAGATTCAAAGCCTCGTTGTTGTGTCCTGCTCCACTATAACAAAGAGCTAATGAATTCCAACGATCAACACGGTGATATACTCCAGGCATGATCTCTTCCAGCTGCTTTGCTAAAACTGAAGTTTGGTTGCATAAAGATAACGCAAATGTTAGATGTTCCATAAGCGATGGGTCACATTTGGTTTTACCTAGGGATAACTTTCTCAAAAGGATCATCAAAAGCAGAATTGCTTCCTCCAGATTATTTTTGGGCACATATGAACCTTCAACCTGAACACCTAAACTGGGTGGACCAGCCTCTACTCCactatacaacaaaaacacagCAAATCCTTTCTGAATTCTTGCACAGCAGTCATTGTCAAGGTTCCATTGACTAAGTAGGGCACGCCTGTAAGCAGATATTGCTTCATGATAGTAACCAGCTTGCTTCCAAAGCTCAGGAAGGAGCTCTACAGCTTGGCTGACTGTCTCTTGCAATCTACCATCCACTTGCGCATCATGCATGCCCTGATGGAAAATTTTTTCCACAGCATCAAGCACATTTTTGCATTCACTAGCAGCCTCTGCAGACACATAAAACAAGGTTCCATTTGTACTCtaattcaaacttgaaaagttaaaaagaaaggaaaaccaTCATATCAATTGCTGGAACAGTACCCTACCAGTTAATCTCCCAAGCTTTTGAAGAGACTTGGATTTTAAGTATATTGCATCAAGAACGAGACTAGCAGCATGCTGTGAGACTGTATGCTGTGAGTCAGAACGAGTTCGGCCCTTCCTAGACGGTGTTTTCTCAGCAAGAGAAGGTTGCAATCGCTCTATGGCAGCTTGAAGATCGATGCCATCAAACACACGAAGTGCACCTTCTAGGTTACCTCTTTGGTACTCCAGCTTTCCAAGAAGGGCTCTTGCTTCCTATAGATTATCATAAatcaatgttttcttttttcttggatAAGTGATAACcaatcatcaagcactacTCTAACTTGTGCATATAGCCGTACAGACACAGATATAATAATGGAAAAGATGGTAAATTCCAGAATAAACCAAGATTTTAAATGACTAATACTTCAAATgatgaaattataaaagaatATCCtggaattatttttattataatctGAATCAGATTCCAAATTTCTGATGGACTGGGAAACATTAGGGCCGACACCTCAAGTATACTATAACCCCTGTTCTTAAAGGGGAGGAGGTACTATTAGGTCCATAGGTCATACAAAATTTTtacacaaaaataaacagaTGATAAGCATAGAATAACCTCAAAATTGAGTGATAACCCTTCTCGTAATGAAGATTCTGCCTCCTGAATATTTCCTTCATCAAGCTTGGCCTGAACATCTGTTGCTTTCATGGAATTCCCATTTGCAGAGAATTCAATCACCATGCCTTCTTCATACTCGCCAGATTCCATGGCGTGGCTTCCTACTCTTCCTCACCTTATTCCACAAATTTCACTTTTGTCCCAGTCTTTTATCCATTCAACACTTAGctgacaaataaataaaatgctGCAGTTCTTAGAAATTGAACGTACTTTAAGTATAAAAACTAACTATTTGTGTAACAAAATTCAGCAACACATTTCATCTCAATTATGCTCAAATATATGACTAAAACCTATTCCCTTTCCGAAaatttctcagcaaccaaacagatgGTTTAGTATAACATTAATGATATCTAGGTAATCTACACATTTATGTAACAGAAAATCCCAGGGGCAAACTACCAACCTTTAGATCCAATGTAATCCAATtaaactgaaaaagaaaatttgaagttaTTGGTAACGCTGGGTTGCTAAGAAAATGTAAGAATTGGGaagaaaagtaataaaaattacaaatttacagagCTTTCACAATGCGGGGTCCAAATAGCAACAGTTTCAGTCAATATTCATTGAGGtgacaaaattttcaaaagagCGGAAGAACACCAGTTACAAACGCAGCACTCATAATTTCGTTTCAACGCGTTTTCATTACATTGTCTTCCATTTTCTTtcgttttttctttaaattttcccATCAAGCAAACAGCTTTGAAATGCCTAGTGCGTTGTGATTGTTACCTTGCCGGTTGCATCGGATTCAGATCACGGTTTGCTGAAAATGACGGAAGCTTGAAATTGCGCGGTGGAATGTGACAGGTGGGGAATCAGCTACAACGACATGTTTGATGTGTGAGAAAATTCAGGGCTTTGTGAGGTTGAGAGacctgagagagagagagagagagagagcgatgTGTGATCTGAATGTTAAACTATTCATTTAATGGTTTTTTGGAGCTACAACCATATACTGACgttcttcttctccttgtcctcctttctctttattttatttcattttgggGGTAAATCTGAAGTTTAAAATGGATTGTCAgcggaaaaaggaaaaaaaattattaaaatggGTATTCcctaaacttttaattttattttaaattaaaaaatattattaattgcATTCATCCAATTCTTATAGTCAACTCACGgacttaataaaataaaaaatatgtatttaaatGAATAATGAAATACTAAATAACAGTTCAACATAAATTACTAAGTTGGTATTGGGATATGATCATGTCGTATAAATTCATCCATCTATATTATAACACTTAAATGAGTTATATTATGTGATCGTATTTCAGTATTATGCAACAAGTCCAAGGGGCCGTGCATAATGTTTAACTATTTAAAACTTacttattaattttaaagaaatcataaaattaaaataattagaGTAAAATTGGCAATGTCTTTGACCTTTTTTAGGCTTTaccaaattattttaaatttcttcttttgctttcttttttctttaaattacCTGATTTGATAGAGAGAAGAGGACACAGATGAAAAGCCCAACGTACCTCCAAAGGAGCCTGAGCCCAAAGCCCGCAGTTGCCCAGCAACGGTTGGGTTTTACCAGTCGGTCCCCTCTAAacaagataagattttcgTCAAAAATATGCTACAGTCTTCTGCTCCAACAGCTTCTTCAGAAATTCCCTTAAAACTTCATTCATACTTGGCTTTTCTCTGAGCACTTCTGAGAGACGAAACCCAGAAAAGAAATGCCTCAAACCCTTTTCTTAAAGCCCTTCATTTCAGCTCCTTTGGATAATTGGAGGtttgtttttccttcatcCCCTTTTGCTAAACCCTGGTAAAACCCCTAAAAACCCATACTTTCATTTGAGCATCTGTGTTCTATTTCAGCTTCTGAGTTTGCATTCTTGATGCTCTGTTTGGTTACTTGTATAATTTGGGGGGATAACATTGAATTTTTGAGGTTCAGGGCTGTAGCTTTTTACTTTGAAAGTGAAGTGACAATTATTTTACTACATTTTGTAGCTAATGTTTTCTCTCGGCAGCCAAACAGGGGGTTGTGGTTAActaaattttctgttttgattcAAAATTCTGAAAGATATGAATACATGGTATGATTTTTCTTGATGGGGTTGAAGGTGAAATTGCTGTTTTTGTATGCCTCTGGAGTATGCTATCATTTTCGAAGACGTGCAACCGTAAATTATGAATGTTTGAGTataattagattaatttatatCTACCTAGTTGCATTGTTGTGCAATTGAATTTCTCTGCAATGTGGCCTTTGGCTTGCATGCTCCACTGGACCTGGGAAAGTCGGGCTTTTGCATAGAAATGACTAGTCTGGGAAGCCTCTGTCTGATGGTTTATGTGTTCATTGTGGTATTGAGAAATAACAATGTGAATTTTTGTATCCAGTAAATTGCAAGCGTGCACAAATTCTATTGGTGCCAATGTCAAGGTGCGTGGAAGAGTGGGGGTAGTTTGTATGGGTATGCTGGCACCAAGAAAGTTCTTgcagaaaaggaagaaagtaGAAGTTTTCAAAGATGCTGCGGATGAAGCTGAGCAGAAGAACTGGAGGAGACTGatgaatgaaattgaagagacAGGTTCTGCTGTTTCTGTGCTCAAAAGTGAAAGGCTCAAGGACAGGACTATTCCTAAGGATCTTGTACTTGGAACTTTGGTCAGATTCAAGCAACTGAAAAAATGGAACCTTGTCAGCCAGGTATGTAGAGATGCACTTTTTTTTGTGCTGCAACAGAAAAGATTTGGTTACTTCTTAAAAGTCAGTTAATTCTTTCTGAGGATGACAAGTTGTAGCCAAATAGTAAATTAATCTATGCTGACGTCATTCTTAGTTTATGTGGAGGAAAAGGGTATTTTCTGTGTGCAATATAGTATGAATATTTCAATTAGTGGGGGCAGCTTCCCTGTAGGAATGGCTTATAGGTTGGATCAGATAAATTTCTTGATCCTGCATATTATAGACAAACCAATCAGATAAATTACATGGATAggatgttttatttttcttgtaaatCATTCATTTTCTGAGCTCATTACTTTTAGTGCTTGATTTGCTTTGATGTTCAAATCTCTCGTTTGCTTATGTCCTTTGTCTTCTAGATTCTTGAATGGctacaaactcaaaattggtGGGACTTCAGCAAAATGGATTTCCTGATGCTTATAACAGCTTATGGAAAGCAAGGGCACTTCAACGGGGCTGAGAAGGTTTTAAGTTTGATGAATGAGAAGGGAATTCCACCAAGTGTAATATCTCATACTGCTCTTATGGAAGCATATGGAAAAGGAGGCCGATATAACAATGCTGAAGCAATATTTAGAAGGATGCAGTCTTCTGGCCCTGAACCGTCTGCTGTGACTTATCAAATAATACTAAAAATATTTGTTGAGGTAATATCATCTTTAATTCCTTAGCCAAACTTGTGGATGTCCCTAAAcgtttatattaaattttaactagaaattttcaatttagtgCTACACTATTTTGATGATGCTTATATTAGGTCACATATagcaaattttctttttattttatgctttaATGAATGGAAGCTGTATTTCAGTAAGTTCTAttcttttgaaatatataGGTACCAATTGAATGATCTAGGTTATAACCTCAGTGCGGTCTATGTCTGGCCTTAATTTATATAGTTGTTCAAATTTGCAGCAAGATtactttaaagtttttttagtagaaataaaaaagtgaaCACGAAGCAAAGTagatgatattttctttaaaatttatttttgaatatatgttttttgtttctcttttgtcTCTTGAATGATTTGCTTTAGACAAATAGGTGCTGCTGTATCTAGAATATGATTTGCTTGCTGTAATCTGTTGTTGAGCAATATGCATGCTTTCATTGGAGAGTCATTCTACCTACCTCACGAGAGTACCTTGAAATACTGCAGGGATGTAAGTTCAAGGAAGCAGAAGAAATTTTTGAGACCCTTTTGGATGAGGGAAAATCACCTTTGAAGCCAGACCAAAAGATGTTCCATATGATGATTTATATGTATAAGAAGGCCGGGAGTTATGATAAAGCTCGTAAGATGTTCGCATTGATGGCTGAGAGAGGGGTTCAGCAATCGACGGTTACTTATAATAGCTTAATGTCAATTGAAACTAATTACAAGGAAGTTTCAAAGATGTATAACCAGgtaaattttgtgaaaatatcTTAATAATTATTCATATAGCTCGCAAGAGCATACTGAACAGTTCCTATTAGAGTGTGCTTTAGAATTGTAAAATAATCTTGCAGCACTAATTGCCTGGTCTGTTCTCTTAAGCATCATTGGTTGAATTACGATCAGGATAGAAGAATGTGCTTCCTTTCTGGTCAAGAATCACACCTTTATCCATTCCTTGCAGCCTTCTTTCTCAAGTCTGCACATTTATTGTGATTTTTTCCAATGGCTTTATTCATGAGGCTTGCTTTGGTAGGGACCTAATCTGTTATCATGTGTACCCGTCAAAGGTTTCCCAGGCCTCAGCAGCAAGAGCTTTGTGGTTTAGTAGTCATGCATGACCTCTTTTTAGgtagaattttttaaatattaaatattaaatatttattaatataaaaaaataataataaatcagttttaaattaaattgattgtAGAGAATGAAAGGGCTTCTCCTTATCCATTGTTCTTGTCGTATATCAGGCAtgtagtttttttctttgaagtgTGCCCAGTTTATACAACATATCATTCAAAGGGCAAAAACTGGCTTACATATATTATgcatataaatgaaaagtggAAAAGGATGCCTTTTATTATCTGCCAGCTTTAACAATGATTTTGAATGGTCGACAAGCACGCATGAAAGTCACCATTCTGTatcattcaaaaagaaatgTGCCAATATTAATGATCAAGAAGACTTAAAACCATATTATTTTTCCCCTTTCCCTTCCCCATGCTTATcttgttaatttgttttcctGAAATTCGTACCAACTATTCACCTGAAGTTCCATAACCTAAATATAAAGGTTTTCAAGTGATCAGCTTTAttgttaattataaaattcatcaGAAATTAACGGTAACTTCAAATGGCAGATGCAAAGAGCTGGTCTTCGACCTGACGTAGTGAGCTATGCCTTACTCATTAGTGCTTATGGGAAAGCtagaagagaggaagaagccTTAGCTGTTTTTGAGGAGATGCTTGATGCTGGTGTCAGGTACTTAGGCTCAATGCTACTTATTCTATTGATACAGGGAGCCAAAGTATTTGAAAGTTGAATATGTGAGGAACTGATTCATATTCTTAATTCaacttgtttatttaattcaaGCTTGCAAAACTCAATGAAGCTGACATGGTCACTTGGCTCCTCTGCCTGTGTTTTGCGTAAATGATTGTAATGAAATGAATTTACAAGTTGATATATCATCATCTACAAAGGTTATATCTAAATTGTAGATGATTGCGCTGGCTTCAAACTTGACTGGTTTTTGCACCAAGGCCAAGCTGTGGAAAGTAGACACTGGCAGGCCAATTCATGCTACACACAATTTACTTTTGGCCGAATTCTTGATGCCAATTCCTTACCATTGATGAAATCTATAATCTCCGccattttttctgttttgcagaCCAACCCCGAAAGCTTATAACATTTTGCTTGACGCATTTGCAGTATCAGGAATGGTGGACCAAGCTCGAACTGTTTTTAAGAGCATGAGAAGGGACAGGTATACTTCTCAGTACCTGTATGTTGATTATGCTATATTCAGAGATGAGTTGCATTTGCTAAAAAATTAGTTTCCATATATTCAAAATTCTTGTTTTGGTTATAGAAAGATTTCTATTGTGCTTATTATTAGTGGCAGTAAATGACAACTGAGTACTTTGTGCGCTCTTTTTAAGATTAGACCTTGTAAGGAAAACTGGATAAGGAAAAGTTTCAactataaaatatttacataaaatatttttcttatctGCTTTATCATGTTCAGAAGATTGCAAATAAGTGGTTAGTgacgttgttttattatattaGGGGTGGACCTGTTAGTTGGGTCCACATATCATAGAAGTCTTGGATTTGAAAGTTATAGTTAATTGATGTTTCCACTGTAGTAGGGGAACTTGGATGATGTCAGTATATCATACTTGTTgagatatttaaaaagtatcaTGTGCAAGCATGCTTTTTatgtgatattttttttcatttctttatgCCCATGTATTCTTCCACCCATATGCCTGTTTGCCCGTCCTCTTCAcctagattttcttttttggttatttttggTCTGTTTATATGTGTTCAAGCATGTGTATGAACTTACTAAATTTTCTACATACTGA includes the following:
- the LOC117621412 gene encoding polyamine oxidase 2-like, with amino-acid sequence MASGAKSNPQLRRAVCYSNGDKKQTSGGTTTSPSVIVIGGGMAGVSAARALHDASIQVMLLESRDRLGGRVYTDYSFGFPIDLGASWLHGVCKENPLAPLIGRLGLPLYRTSGDNSVLYDHDLESYALFDMDGKQVPQDLVTKVGEVFENLLKETDKVREEFSEDMSITRAFSIVFERNPELRLEGVAHKVLQWYLCRMEGWFAADADTISLKCWDQEELLPGGHGLMVRGYLPVINTLAKGLDIRLGHRVTKIARQYNGVHVTIEDGSTFVADAAVVAVPLGVLKAKSISFEPKLPNWKEEAIDDLGVGIENKIVLHFEKVFWPNVEFLGVVAETSYCCSYFLNLHKATGHSVLVYMPAGQLAKDIEKMSDEEAANFAFMQLKKILPDASSPIQYLVSRWGSDVNTLGSYSYDMVGKPHDLYEKLRVPVDNLFFAGEATSADFPGSVHGAFSTGMMAAEDCRMRVLERYGELDLFEPVMGEEAMSIPLLISRI
- the LOC117620519 gene encoding protein NPG1, which translates into the protein MESGEYEEGMVIEFSANGNSMKATDVQAKLDEGNIQEAESSLREGLSLNFEEARALLGKLEYQRGNLEGALRVFDGIDLQAAIERLQPSLAEKTPSRKGRTRSDSQHTVSQHAASLVLDAIYLKSKSLQKLGRLTEAASECKNVLDAVEKIFHQGMHDAQVDGRLQETVSQAVELLPELWKQAGYYHEAISAYRRALLSQWNLDNDCCARIQKGFAVFLLYSGVEAGPPSLGVQVEGSYVPKNNLEEAILLLMILLRKLSLGKTKCDPSLMEHLTFALSLCNQTSVLAKQLEEIMPGVYHRVDRWNSLALCYSGAGHNNEALNLLRKSLHKHERPDELTALLLAAKTCSEDSHVAAEGVGYAQRAISSAQGMDEHLKGVGLRLLGLCLGKQAKVSSSDFERSRLQSEALKSLNEAIALEQNNLDLIFELGVQYAEHRNLNAALRYAKQFIDRTGGSIIKGWRLLALVLSAQQRYSEAHVVTDAALDETAKWEQGPLLRLKAKLKISQSLPMDAIETYRYLLALVQAQRKSFGPLRISNQVEDDKVDEFEVWHGLADLYSSLSHWKDAEICLSKASELKRHSAETLHTEGVILEGRGQIQEALAAYIDALLLEPYYVPCKILIAALLSKMGSVALPVARSLLSDALRIDPNNRKAWYYLGMIHRDDGRIADAIDCFQAASMLEESDPIESFSSIL
- the LOC117623128 gene encoding pentatricopeptide repeat-containing protein At3g59040 isoform X1, with the translated sequence MPQTLFLKPFISAPLDNWRFVFPSSPFAKPCKLQACTNSIGANVKVRGRVGVVCMGMLAPRKFLQKRKKVEVFKDAADEAEQKNWRRLMNEIEETGSAVSVLKSERLKDRTIPKDLVLGTLVRFKQLKKWNLVSQILEWLQTQNWWDFSKMDFLMLITAYGKQGHFNGAEKVLSLMNEKGIPPSVISHTALMEAYGKGGRYNNAEAIFRRMQSSGPEPSAVTYQIILKIFVEGCKFKEAEEIFETLLDEGKSPLKPDQKMFHMMIYMYKKAGSYDKARKMFALMAERGVQQSTVTYNSLMSIETNYKEVSKMYNQMQRAGLRPDVVSYALLISAYGKARREEEALAVFEEMLDAGVRPTPKAYNILLDAFAVSGMVDQARTVFKSMRRDRYKPDLCSYTTMLSAYVNASDMVGAEKFFLRIKQDALKPNIVTYGTLIKGYAKTNNIEKMMEKYEEMQAAGVKPNQTILTTIMDAYGKNRDFGSAVVWYKEMETCRLPPDQKAKNILLSLAKTAEEQKVANQVVGNLDQCSNEQGGTKFLVPVDENDSEDEDEDDDDNHDDELDGPSQVTSSYDEQKHELIYLNGDNVKNLDGLLKVADL
- the LOC117623128 gene encoding pentatricopeptide repeat-containing protein At3g59040 isoform X2 → MPQTLFLKPFISAPLDNWSKLQACTNSIGANVKVRGRVGVVCMGMLAPRKFLQKRKKVEVFKDAADEAEQKNWRRLMNEIEETGSAVSVLKSERLKDRTIPKDLVLGTLVRFKQLKKWNLVSQILEWLQTQNWWDFSKMDFLMLITAYGKQGHFNGAEKVLSLMNEKGIPPSVISHTALMEAYGKGGRYNNAEAIFRRMQSSGPEPSAVTYQIILKIFVEGCKFKEAEEIFETLLDEGKSPLKPDQKMFHMMIYMYKKAGSYDKARKMFALMAERGVQQSTVTYNSLMSIETNYKEVSKMYNQMQRAGLRPDVVSYALLISAYGKARREEEALAVFEEMLDAGVRPTPKAYNILLDAFAVSGMVDQARTVFKSMRRDRYKPDLCSYTTMLSAYVNASDMVGAEKFFLRIKQDALKPNIVTYGTLIKGYAKTNNIEKMMEKYEEMQAAGVKPNQTILTTIMDAYGKNRDFGSAVVWYKEMETCRLPPDQKAKNILLSLAKTAEEQKVANQVVGNLDQCSNEQGGTKFLVPVDENDSEDEDEDDDDNHDDELDGPSQVTSSYDEQKHELIYLNGDNVKNLDGLLKVADL